The Hydrogenothermus marinus DNA segment TTTACTTTACAGACCACAACAACAACAAAGAAAGAAGCATGAAGAGTTCTTAAAAGGATTAAAAAAAGGAGATAAAGTAATTACAACAGGTGGACTTATAGGGGAAATTAAAGCTATAGATGAAAATATAGTTTCTTTAAAAACCTGTGAAG contains these protein-coding regions:
- the yajC gene encoding preprotein translocase subunit YajC; the protein is MQGGEQIISAVIWMVLLIAIFYFLLYRPQQQQRKKHEEFLKGLKKGDKVITTGGLIGEIKAIDENIVSLKTCEGCVVKVLKPSITAYYEEKKN